DNA from Sphingomonas psychrotolerans:
CGCCGACCGTCGAATAGGTCAGCAGATCGCCGCCGTTGTTGAGATCCGATACGAGCACCTGGCTCGCTTCGATATATGGCGTCACGCGCGTGCGCTGGGCATGCGCCGGCGCGGTGGCGCAGACGAGCGCGACTGCGGCAGTGAGAACAAGCCGGGTCATTCGCCCGCCTCCCCATAATAATTTCCGAACCGGCGGCCGCCGGGTTGGAAAGAAACCGAATTGAGCAGCAGCTGGATGTGTTCGCAGCCGTCGAGGACGGCCACTGCCTCGCGCAGATCGCTCTCGCTGGTGCGGTCGGCGCGGACGACGAGCATCACTTGCCCCGCATGCATCGCCAGCACCGCCGCCGGCGAGGCCGCGAGCGCGGGCGGCGAATCCATGATCACGATGCGGCGCGGATTGGCCTTGGCCAGCCCGTCGAGGATCTTGCGGGCACGGTCGCTCGCCAGGAGCTCGGTATCGCCGTTGGTGCGGGTCCCCGCGGGAAGCACCGAAAGCTGCGGCACATCGGTATCGATGATGCATTCCTCGACATCGCTCACTGCACCGGCAAGCGCGTCGAGCAGGCCCGGCCCCTCGGGCAGGCCCAGCCGCGCGAGGATATCGGGCTTGGCGAAATCGGCATCGACGAGCAGGATCTCCATGTCCTTCTCGGCCGCCATCGAGAGCGCGAGATTGATCGCGCAAAAGGTCTTGCCTTCGTCGGGCTGGGCCGAGCAGACGAGGATCATCCGCGCGTGATCGGCCGCCTTGGCGCTGTCCTTCGCCGCCACTGCCCGCGCGGTGAGCAGCAACTGGCGCTTCACCATGCGGAATTCCTCCGCCATCGCGGTGATCTGCGCGCCGGGCACGAGCATACCGCCCTCGCGCAGCGCGATCCGGTCGATCGGTGCCTGACGCCGGGCGGTACGCGGCGCAACGTGCGGCTTGGGCTCGGCATGGGAAACCGGCTGCGGCGCAGGCACGACTTCGGCTACCGTTTCGGGCTCTGGCGCGGGCGCGGCAGGCGCGCGGACCGTCAGCGTCAGCGGCGCTTCTTCCGGCACGATGAGGCGCTCGGGCGCCGGCGCGGCCGGCCGCATATAGCCATATTGCTCGGCTGCCCGTTCGAGCAGCGAGCCGCGATAGCGGCGGGGGGTTTCGTCGTTCATGTCAGGCACCCATTCCGCGCTGGACGAATTCGAGCCCGAGCAGCCCGACGAACGCCATTGCCAGCCCTGCCGCGGCCCCCGCGAACAGCCGCAGCTTGCGCCGCCGCATCTCGATCTGCGCCGCGCTCAGCACTTCGGCGATCGATCCGATCACCGGCATGCCGCTGGCCTTCTCCAGCCTCGCCGCGGTCGGGAAGGTCGTGGTCAATTTGTCGAGGCCGAACGCCGCGGCAACGCCCGCGCCGAGTCCCGCGATCAGCACTGCGATCAGCAGCAGCGGCCGGTTGGGCTTGGTCGGCGCGCGTGGCAGCGTCGGCGGGTCGACGACGTTGAATTTGACGGCGTCGGTCTCGGTCTGCGCCTGGCTGCGAATGCGCACCTGCTCGCGGTCCGAGAGCAATTTGTCATATTGATCCTTGAGGACCTGATATTCGCGGTCGATCTGGCCCTGCTCGGCGGCGAGGCCGGGGGCCTGCGCCATCTTGCCCTCGAACTGGGCAAGGTCGTCCTCGATCTGGTCCTTGCGCTGGGTCAGCGCCGCGACGGTCGAGGCCTTGTCGGCCCGCATCGACTGGAGGCTCAGGTAAAGCGGATTGCTGGCCCCCGCCGCACTACTCGCCACCGGCTCGGCACGCGCGGCGGACTGCGCCGCGGCGAGCTGGCTGCGCAGCGCGATCATGTCGGGATGGCTGTCGGTCCAGCCGCGGCTGCGCCCTTCGGCAAGCTGGCCCTGGATAGCCGCGAGCCGCGCGCGTGCGGGTCCGGTGACCGCACCGCCCTGCCCGGCCACGTTGGTCGGGGTTCCCGCCATCTGGCCGTTGACGGCGCTCAGCCCGCTCTGCGCCGCCGCGAGGTCCGACTGGACCTGTGCCAGCTGGGTCCGCGCCGCACCGATGCGATCGTTGAGCGATCCGGTGCCCGGCAGCGAGCCGAGATAGCGCGCCTGGAAGTCGGCCTTCTTCGCCTCGGCTTCCTGCAGCGCCTTCTGGCGCACCTCGAGCTGTTGGTCGAGGAAGCGCAAAGATTGCCCGCTGGCGTCACGCCCGTCGGCGAGATTCTCCTCGACGAAGATATCGATCAATTTCTGCGTGATCTGCTGCGCCATCTTGCCGCTCGCCGCGGTCACGGTGATCTCGAACAGATTGTCCTGCTGCGCGGTGAGCTTGATCGCCTTTTGCAGTCCGGCGATCCGGTCGGCGACATCGCGGTCGGTCGACACGGACTTCGCCATGTCGGTGCCGCGCACCACCTTCTCGAGATTGACCGCCGAGGTCAGCGTCTGGCGCACCCGGTCGATGTCGCGCTGCTGCTGCGCGGCCGAGGCGGCGCCGTCGGTCGGCAGGATCTGGCGCAATTGCACGAAGATCCGCGCCCGCGATTCATAGCTGTTCGGCATCTGCGACACAACCAGCCAGCCCGCGAGGCACAGCCCCCAGGCTACCGCCAGCGCGATCCAGCGCCGCATCCAGATCGCGTGCAGCGCCGCGCGTGCTTCGTCGAAGAGACTTCCCATGCCCGCCGTCCTCAGAACATGCTCTCGGGGATGATCAGCACATCACCCGGTTCGAGGCGGACGTTCGCCGAGATGTCGCCGTTCTTGAGCAAATCGCCGAGGCGGACCTTATACTCGCGCTGCTTGCCGGTCGCCTTGTCGTAGCGGACCAGCCGCGCGCGGTTGCCCGAGGCGAATTCGCTCAGGCCGCCCACGGCGATCATCGCGTCGAGCGCGGTCATATTGGCGCGGTACGGGATCGACGCCGGCTTCTCGGTCGCGCCGACGACACGGATCTGCTGGCTGTAGGTGCCCGAAAAATTCTCGACGATCACCGAGACGATCGGGTCCTTGATATATTCACCGAGCGCATATTTCAGATCGTCAGCGAGCATCGCGGGGGTCTTGCCCACCGCCGGCATGTCGCTGATCAGCGGCGTGGTGATCCGGCCGTCGGGGCGCACCTGCACCTTGGCCGACAGCTCGGGATTGCGCCACACGAAGACGTTGAGCTGGTCCATCGGGCCGATGACATATTCATCGCTCGGCGCTTCGCGCGTCGCGACGCTGCCGGCGGGCGGCAGTTCGGGCCGGCTCCCCCCGGAGCACCCCGACAGCAAGGTGGCGATGACGCCAGCCCCTGCCAAAACCCTGCCAAACGACTTGAAAACCATATTCGAGCTCCCTCCCCAGCGGAGTCGAGCGCGGCCAACGTCTCGGCCGCTCCCCCGCCTGGATCGGGGTCAGCTATGGTCTTCAGAGGTAAAGATAGCGTTAGGCGTGGTCGGAACGGCCGATCAGCAGCTCGCGCGCCGGCGGATGGCCGAGGAATCCGGAAGGGCTGGCACTGGCGCCATACGCCCCCGAGGCGAAGATCGCGATGACGTCACCCACATTGGCCCTGGGAAGCGACACCCGGTCGGCCAGCCGGTCGAGCGGGGTGCACAAGGGTCCGACGATCGTCACCACCTCTTCGGCCGGGTCCTGCATCCGGTGCGCGACCGCGACCGGATAGTTGCGACGGACCACCGTGCCGAAATTGCCAGTCGCGGCGAGATGATGATTGAGCCCGCCATCCAGAATCAGGAAAGTCTCCCCCTGGCTCACCTTGCGGTCGATCACCCGCGCGAGATACACGCCCGCCTCGCCGACCAGCCAGCGCCCCAATTCGATGGCATATTTGGTGTCGAGCTTGCCGAGCTCGCCCGCCAGCGCCGCGCCGATCGCCTCGACATCGAGTGCCACGTCGCCCGGGAAATAGGGGATGCCGAACCCGCCGCCCAGATTGACGAGCGGCGGCGCGCGCCGTGCCTCCTCGGCGATCCGTGCAGCCAGTGCCACCGTCGCCGCCTGCGTCTCGATCACTGCCTGCGTGTCGAGCGACTGCGATCCGGCGAAGATATGCAGCCCGCGCCACTCGGCGCCGCCGATGATCAGCCGCTTGACCAGCCCGGCGACGTGCTGTGCCTCGACTCCGAAGGGCGAGGCGCGGCCGCCCATCTTCATTCCCGACCCGCGCAGCTCGAAATCGGGGTTCACCCGCACCGCGAGCTTCGGGCGCATCCCCAGCATCCCGGCGATCGCCAGCGCGCGCTGTCCCTCGCTCTCCGACTCGACGTTGAGCGTCACGCCGGCACGGATCGCCAGCTCGATCTCGGCATCGCGCTTGCCCGGCCCGGCAAAGCTTATCGCGCCTGCCGCCATGACGTCGAGCGCCTTGTCCATCTCGCCGGCGGAAGCGACGTCGAGCCCGTCGACCAGCGGCGCGATCGCCTTGAGAAGCGCGGGCAAGGGATTGGCCTTGATCGCATAATGCACCGCCACCTGGCGCGGCAGCGCGGCGCGCAACCGCGCGATCCGGGTGGCGACGATGCCGAAGTCGTAGACATAAGCCGGCGTCGCCTCCGCCAGCCACGGCAGCGTGTCGAGGGTTCTGAATTCGGGCGGAATCGGGCCGAAGGCTTTGGGGTTCATAGCTTCAGCACCCCATCGAGAAGTTCCGCCTTCAACGCCGCCCGATCCAGCTTCCCGTTGGCGTTCCGCGGCAATTCCGCCCGCCAGTCATACCGCATCGGCTGCATGAAGCTCGGCAATTCGCGCCGCAACCGGTCGCGCAGGTCCTGCTCGCGCGAACCATCGCCGCGCGCGACCACCACGATCGCCTGCCCCAGCCGCTCGTCCGCCACCCCGAACGCCGCCGCCTCGGCCACTTCGCCGCCGCTCAACACCACGTCCTCGATCTCGGTCGGGCTGATCCGGTTGCCGGCGCTCTTGATCATCTCATCGTCGCGTCCGACGAAGCGGAGCAATCCGTCCGCATCCTCGACCACCTTGTCCCCCGACCACACCGCCATGCCCTCGCTTGTGGCGAATTCGGGCGCCGGACGGAAGCGCTGCGCGCTACGCGCGGCATCTTGCCAATAGCCCTGCGCCACCAAGGGGCCCGCATGGACCAGCTCGCCCGCCTCGCCTGGCGCCGCACGGCTGCCGTCGGAACGCACCACCAATATCTCGGCAAAGGGGATCGCCCGCCCGATCGACTCGGGATGCGCATCGACCAATGCCGGCGAGAGGAAGGTCGAGCGGAACGCCTCGGTCAGCCCGTACATCGGATAGAGTTCGGTCTCGGGAAAGCGTTCGCGCAGCCCGCGCACCAGCCGCG
Protein-coding regions in this window:
- a CDS encoding AAA family ATPase, which produces MNDETPRRYRGSLLERAAEQYGYMRPAAPAPERLIVPEEAPLTLTVRAPAAPAPEPETVAEVVPAPQPVSHAEPKPHVAPRTARRQAPIDRIALREGGMLVPGAQITAMAEEFRMVKRQLLLTARAVAAKDSAKAADHARMILVCSAQPDEGKTFCAINLALSMAAEKDMEILLVDADFAKPDILARLGLPEGPGLLDALAGAVSDVEECIIDTDVPQLSVLPAGTRTNGDTELLASDRARKILDGLAKANPRRIVIMDSPPALAASPAAVLAMHAGQVMLVVRADRTSESDLREAVAVLDGCEHIQLLLNSVSFQPGGRRFGNYYGEAGE
- a CDS encoding XrtA/PEP-CTERM system exopolysaccharide export protein codes for the protein MVFKSFGRVLAGAGVIATLLSGCSGGSRPELPPAGSVATREAPSDEYVIGPMDQLNVFVWRNPELSAKVQVRPDGRITTPLISDMPAVGKTPAMLADDLKYALGEYIKDPIVSVIVENFSGTYSQQIRVVGATEKPASIPYRANMTALDAMIAVGGLSEFASGNRARLVRYDKATGKQREYKVRLGDLLKNGDISANVRLEPGDVLIIPESMF
- a CDS encoding XrtA system polysaccharide chain length determinant translates to MGSLFDEARAALHAIWMRRWIALAVAWGLCLAGWLVVSQMPNSYESRARIFVQLRQILPTDGAASAAQQQRDIDRVRQTLTSAVNLEKVVRGTDMAKSVSTDRDVADRIAGLQKAIKLTAQQDNLFEITVTAASGKMAQQITQKLIDIFVEENLADGRDASGQSLRFLDQQLEVRQKALQEAEAKKADFQARYLGSLPGTGSLNDRIGAARTQLAQVQSDLAAAQSGLSAVNGQMAGTPTNVAGQGGAVTGPARARLAAIQGQLAEGRSRGWTDSHPDMIALRSQLAAAQSAARAEPVASSAAGASNPLYLSLQSMRADKASTVAALTQRKDQIEDDLAQFEGKMAQAPGLAAEQGQIDREYQVLKDQYDKLLSDREQVRIRSQAQTETDAVKFNVVDPPTLPRAPTKPNRPLLLIAVLIAGLGAGVAAAFGLDKLTTTFPTAARLEKASGMPVIGSIAEVLSAAQIEMRRRKLRLFAGAAAGLAMAFVGLLGLEFVQRGMGA
- a CDS encoding pyridoxal-dependent decarboxylase, exosortase A system-associated → MNPKAFGPIPPEFRTLDTLPWLAEATPAYVYDFGIVATRIARLRAALPRQVAVHYAIKANPLPALLKAIAPLVDGLDVASAGEMDKALDVMAAGAISFAGPGKRDAEIELAIRAGVTLNVESESEGQRALAIAGMLGMRPKLAVRVNPDFELRGSGMKMGGRASPFGVEAQHVAGLVKRLIIGGAEWRGLHIFAGSQSLDTQAVIETQAATVALAARIAEEARRAPPLVNLGGGFGIPYFPGDVALDVEAIGAALAGELGKLDTKYAIELGRWLVGEAGVYLARVIDRKVSQGETFLILDGGLNHHLAATGNFGTVVRRNYPVAVAHRMQDPAEEVVTIVGPLCTPLDRLADRVSLPRANVGDVIAIFASGAYGASASPSGFLGHPPARELLIGRSDHA